A DNA window from Vigna angularis cultivar LongXiaoDou No.4 chromosome 1, ASM1680809v1, whole genome shotgun sequence contains the following coding sequences:
- the LOC108322620 gene encoding vacuolar protein sorting-associated protein 27 has product MSTAEAPQFQEAARCVVCNCGFNTFRRRHHCRSCGRTLCSEHSSNQMALPQFGIYSNVRVCADCFNNSGSGKDVPRGSLGGANSVTDTISKLDINANADSKSTPTAASNLVKECKCGMPLCICEAPSPSSSDAPSQQRKPSPVIAAPSNPKPKKTETAPKNRSSSSTSKFSAMNGTSDRPQSDYGVSGEGLREAIKNGDIGAVKKLLNEGVDANYKDKQGLSLLHLAAVFNQTDIVFTLMDSGASLEYKNAQGETPLDCAPATLQYKMRKKIEEGGARD; this is encoded by the exons ATGTCAACTGCTGAAGCTCCTCAATTCCAAGAAGCAGCGCGATGCGTTGTCTGCAATTGTGGTTTCAACACCTTCAGAAGAAGG CATCACTGTCGATCCTGTGGGAGAACATTATGCAGTGAACATTCATCAAATCAAATG GCTTTACCACAATTTGGCATTTACTCTAATGTCCGAGTATGTGCTGATTGTTTCAACAACTCAGG GTCTGGAAAGGATGTGCCACGGGGTTCTTTGGGCGGAGCTAACAGTGTGACGGATACAATTTCTAAATTAGATATTAATGCAAATGCTGATTCAAAATCCACACCAACTGCAGCGAGTAATCTTGTAAAAGAGTGTAAGTGTGGAATGCCACTTTGCATTTGTGAAGCTCCCTCCCCTTCCTCCTCTGATGCACCCTCCCAACag AGGAAACCGAGCCCAGTTATTGCAGCTCCATCAAATCCTAAACCTAAGAAAACAGAAACTGCTCCGAAAAATAGAAGCTCCAGTTCAACTAGCAAATTTAG TGCTATGAATGGCACCTCAGACAGACCTCAAAGTGATTATGGAGTTAGTGGAGAG GGTTTAAGAGAGGCAATAAAAAATGGTGATATTGGTGCTGTCAAGAAACTTCTTAACGAG GGTGTGGATGCAAATTACAAGGACAAGCAAGGACTGTCTTTATTACATTTG GCTGCAGTCTTCAATCAAACTGATATAGTTTTCACTCTCATGGATTCGGGGGCAAGCCTTGAGTACAAAAATGCACAAG GAGAAACACCTTTAGATTGTGCACCAGCTACACTGCAATACAAAATGCGTAAAAAGATAGAAGAAGGTGGCGCAAGGGACTAA
- the LOC108336016 gene encoding brassinosteroid-responsive RING protein 1, translated as MGFYIEDPLSGFTIGQAIYEAALIIAVLRCLFCFLFRLINDTTTTSEDTPPESCPQTTRERDTTLLLTTFGDIKERLPQTEDTCAVCLSQLEMEDEVRELMNCYHVFHRECIDRWLEHEHENHNPTCPLCRAPLLSSCCHHYSAACQPPPQPSWAVERLLYLFGDDLLPC; from the coding sequence ATGGGATTCTACATCGAAGACCCTCTCTCCGGCTTCACAATAGGCCAGGCCATATACGAGGCTGCTCTCATCATTGCAGTTCTCAGATGCCTCTTCTGCTTCCTCTTCAGACTCATCAACGACACAACCACAACGTCTGAAGACACCCCACCTGAATCCTGTCCTCAGACCACAAGGGAGAGGGACACCACCCTTTTGCTCACCACCTTCGGAGACATTAAGGAGAGGCTGCCACAGACCGAGGACACGTGTGCGGTTTGCCTCAGCCAGCTGGAGATGGAGGACGAGGTTCGGGAGCTCATGAACTGTTACCACGTGTTCCACAGAGAGTGCATAGACAGATGGCTGGAGCACGAGCACGAGAATCACAACCCCACGTGTCCACTCTGCAGAGCCCCTTTGCTGAGTTCTTGCTGCCACCACTACTCTGCCGCTTGTCAGCCTCCTCCTCAGCCTAGTTGGGCTGTTGAGAGACTTCTCTATCTCTTCGGCGATGATTTGCTACCTTGCTAG